A stretch of Lysinibacillus agricola DNA encodes these proteins:
- a CDS encoding sigma-70 family RNA polymerase sigma factor, with the protein MDFDEVAREYMKDLFKIAYSYVKNVQLAEDIVQDVMIKAFERQEQFRGESNYKTYLIRMTINRSYDILRSWSYRNYQLTNTFTSFFNHSKSTEELAEERSSNKELYEHVFNLSIKYREVIYLYYYLDYSVKEIGVLLDLSENTVKTRLARGREKLKKLLKEEEAIFNE; encoded by the coding sequence ATGGATTTTGATGAGGTAGCAAGAGAATACATGAAGGATTTATTTAAAATTGCATACTCATATGTGAAAAATGTCCAATTGGCTGAAGATATTGTACAGGATGTCATGATAAAAGCTTTTGAGCGGCAAGAACAGTTCCGTGGAGAATCAAATTACAAAACTTATTTAATTCGTATGACCATTAATCGCAGTTACGATATATTACGAAGTTGGTCTTATCGCAACTATCAACTAACAAATACTTTTACATCATTTTTTAATCATTCAAAGTCAACCGAAGAATTAGCTGAAGAAAGGAGTAGTAACAAAGAGCTCTACGAACATGTATTTAATTTATCAATAAAATATAGAGAAGTGATCTACTTATATTATTATTTGGATTATTCCGTTAAAGAAATAGGAGTTTTACTAGATTTATCTGAAAATACGGTAAAGACTAGGCTTGCTCGAGGACGTGAAAAGTTAAAAAAGTTACTAAAAGAGGAGGAGGCGATATTCAATGAATAA
- a CDS encoding ABC transporter ATP-binding protein, which produces MSEKLLEISDLRVSFITGETEFEAVKGVNFHVNKGETLGIVGESGSGKSVTARSIMRLLPSPPSFLKSGTILFKGQEITSLSEKQMEAIRGQDISMIFQDPMTSTNPTIRIGDQVSESLIKHQSMSKAEAYKQTIELLKLVGIRDAEERYKQYPHEFSGGMRQRAMIAMALACHPSLLIADEPTTALDVTIQAQILKLMRDMQKKMGTSIILITHDLGVVAGMCDRLIVMKEGEIVEQGTTEEIFANAQHPYTKKLLNALPKLHEKKQPKPIANVQLGIDKNKPLIEVTHLSKEFALGRGQTVKAVNDLSFHIYPGETLGLVGESGSGKSTTGRTILQLHQPTNGEVLYQGIPITRLTKKQLKAMRRHMQIIFQDPYSSLNPRKKIVDIIGEALDIHKLVKTNEERQQRVEELLELVGLNKEHAVRYPHEFSGGQRQRIGIARALAVEPNFIVCDEPLSALDVSIQKQIVDLLKDLQQRLGLTYLFIAHDLSMVKHISDRVAVMYGGKIVELAESEELYANPQHPYTQALLRSIPIPDPAIEKQKHMDAENEEVQTRYEIENSQLVEVSPNHWVAIAST; this is translated from the coding sequence ATGAGTGAAAAGCTTCTAGAAATAAGCGATCTTCGTGTATCTTTTATAACGGGAGAGACAGAATTTGAAGCCGTTAAAGGCGTTAATTTTCATGTAAATAAAGGTGAAACACTCGGAATAGTAGGAGAGTCAGGTAGTGGAAAAAGTGTAACGGCTCGTTCAATTATGCGTTTATTACCATCGCCACCTTCATTTCTAAAGTCAGGAACTATTTTGTTTAAAGGACAAGAGATTACTTCATTGAGTGAAAAACAAATGGAGGCAATCCGTGGACAAGATATTAGTATGATTTTTCAAGATCCAATGACATCCACAAATCCAACTATTCGTATTGGAGACCAAGTGTCCGAAAGTTTAATAAAGCATCAGTCAATGTCCAAAGCAGAGGCATATAAGCAAACAATAGAGTTATTAAAGCTTGTAGGCATTCGAGATGCAGAAGAACGCTATAAACAATATCCGCATGAATTTTCAGGGGGAATGCGCCAACGTGCTATGATCGCCATGGCACTTGCTTGTCATCCTTCTTTACTAATTGCAGATGAACCGACAACAGCCCTTGATGTAACCATTCAAGCGCAAATCTTAAAATTAATGCGAGATATGCAAAAAAAGATGGGTACCTCAATCATATTAATTACACATGATTTAGGCGTTGTTGCTGGTATGTGCGATCGACTTATTGTTATGAAGGAAGGCGAGATTGTTGAGCAAGGTACAACAGAGGAAATCTTTGCGAATGCTCAACATCCTTATACTAAAAAACTATTAAATGCTTTGCCTAAGCTCCATGAGAAAAAACAGCCCAAACCAATTGCGAATGTACAGCTAGGAATTGATAAAAATAAACCATTAATCGAAGTGACACATCTTTCAAAGGAATTCGCATTAGGTCGCGGTCAAACGGTGAAGGCAGTCAATGATTTGTCGTTCCATATATACCCAGGAGAAACATTAGGCTTAGTAGGCGAATCAGGCTCCGGGAAATCTACGACAGGCCGAACTATTTTACAGCTTCATCAACCTACGAATGGAGAGGTCTTGTATCAAGGTATACCCATTACAAGACTAACGAAAAAGCAGCTTAAAGCAATGCGTCGTCATATGCAAATTATTTTCCAAGATCCATATTCCTCGTTAAATCCTCGAAAAAAAATAGTAGATATTATTGGAGAAGCTCTAGACATTCATAAACTCGTTAAAACGAATGAAGAGCGTCAACAGCGTGTGGAGGAATTACTGGAACTTGTAGGCTTAAACAAAGAACATGCAGTGCGTTATCCACATGAATTTTCCGGTGGTCAGCGTCAACGTATTGGCATCGCAAGAGCTTTAGCAGTGGAGCCAAATTTTATCGTTTGTGATGAACCACTTTCAGCACTTGATGTTTCTATTCAAAAGCAGATTGTAGACTTGCTAAAGGATTTACAGCAGCGCCTAGGATTGACATACTTATTTATTGCTCATGATTTGTCTATGGTTAAACATATTAGTGATCGTGTCGCTGTCATGTATGGTGGGAAGATTGTAGAGCTTGCAGAAAGTGAGGAGCTGTACGCCAATCCGCAGCATCCGTATACACAAGCTTTATTGCGCTCAATACCAATTCCAGATCCGGCGATAGAAAAGCAAAAACATATGGATGCAGAAAATGAAGAGGTACAAACACGCTATGAGATAGAAAATAGTCAGCTTGTTGAAGTATCCCCAAATCATTGGGTTGCCATAGCATCTACATAG
- a CDS encoding ABC transporter permease, which produces MVISQDHSTTKEHVFFFSVYQKLMHHKSYNALLFLLSILVHPFTYLSYRKRKHSHQYQQAFEKRRQYYKEKGLFTQWQVEFAEQELAKAKFFHESVPEKQIQETASKLAEAKLQQLVAQDLLKDGLEDQSYLQFFSQQLKHKNFVVLTFLPAVLFYVVLILFANPFLQFVIERILQSFIVIVGVATLVFTILYLSPFDPARNLLGVAATPEQITNFNHIHGLDQPYLSQLWNALSGLFTFDLGTSFAGKEDVTQSIVNKFPVTLEIAILSLLMAIAIAIPVGIISAVRPNSYLDYTFMFIALIGLSIPSFWQGLIFILTFALKLQWFPATYNPQNWLSLIMPVIVLGTSITASIARMTRSSMLEVIHEDYIITAKAKGLNEFKVITKHAIRNAMIPIITVIGLLFGGMLGGASVTEKVFNISGIGSYIVDKQFIPDIPAILGGVVYIAITISIVNLLIDILYAFFDPRIRSKMKKS; this is translated from the coding sequence ATGGTTATTTCACAAGATCATTCTACAACTAAGGAACATGTATTCTTTTTTTCAGTTTATCAAAAGCTCATGCACCATAAGTCTTACAATGCGCTGCTCTTTCTTTTAAGTATTTTAGTACACCCTTTTACATACTTATCTTATCGGAAAAGAAAACATTCACATCAATACCAGCAAGCTTTTGAGAAACGAAGACAGTACTACAAAGAAAAGGGTTTATTCACACAATGGCAGGTTGAGTTTGCTGAGCAAGAATTAGCCAAAGCTAAATTTTTTCATGAATCTGTGCCAGAAAAACAAATACAGGAAACTGCTTCGAAATTAGCAGAAGCAAAACTTCAGCAACTAGTAGCGCAAGATTTATTGAAAGATGGCTTAGAAGATCAATCCTATTTACAATTTTTTAGTCAGCAGCTTAAACATAAAAACTTTGTGGTCCTTACTTTTTTACCGGCTGTTTTATTTTATGTAGTACTCATATTGTTTGCGAATCCATTTCTGCAATTTGTTATTGAACGAATACTACAAAGCTTCATTGTTATAGTAGGTGTCGCAACACTGGTGTTTACAATTTTGTATTTGTCGCCATTCGATCCAGCAAGAAACTTACTTGGTGTTGCGGCAACGCCAGAGCAAATAACTAACTTTAATCACATTCATGGCTTGGATCAGCCTTATTTATCTCAATTATGGAATGCTTTATCTGGCCTATTCACATTTGATTTAGGTACTTCCTTTGCAGGGAAAGAAGATGTTACACAAAGCATTGTAAACAAATTTCCTGTCACACTTGAAATAGCCATCCTATCATTATTAATGGCTATCGCTATTGCCATTCCAGTCGGCATTATTTCGGCCGTTCGTCCAAATTCATATTTGGATTATACGTTTATGTTCATTGCCTTAATTGGATTATCCATTCCAAGCTTCTGGCAAGGATTGATATTTATTTTAACGTTTGCATTAAAGCTACAGTGGTTCCCAGCTACGTACAATCCTCAAAACTGGTTATCTTTAATAATGCCAGTTATTGTCTTGGGTACATCCATTACGGCTTCCATTGCTCGTATGACAAGATCCAGTATGCTTGAGGTCATACATGAGGATTACATTATTACAGCGAAAGCAAAAGGCTTAAATGAATTTAAAGTGATTACAAAGCATGCTATTCGCAATGCCATGATTCCAATTATTACAGTGATTGGGCTTCTCTTTGGCGGCATGTTAGGTGGGGCATCTGTTACAGAAAAAGTTTTCAATATTAGTGGTATTGGTAGCTATATTGTTGACAAACAGTTTATTCCGGATATCCCAGCTATCCTTGGTGGGGTCGTCTATATTGCCATCACAATTTCGATCGTTAATTTACTCATCGATATTTTGTATGCTTTTTTCGATCCACGCATTCGTTCGAAAATGAAGAAGTCTTAA
- a CDS encoding thermonuclease family protein — protein sequence MKMQDIKTLITSGTIILAVALYMIFGRSPAEEKDATTTDQHGIISIEQVEEKTGNKRFDVDYIKAYDGDTIQATINGKKEKIRLLMVDTPEMNYNKGEAQPYAEDAKDYTIKLLENAKKVEAVYDVGPETDNYDRLLAYVFIDDVMLQESLLKEGLAAVRFIHKPNNTFEDEFREIQQDAEKAKLNVWSHENYFQKDGFHPEVLK from the coding sequence ATGAAAATGCAAGATATAAAAACGTTAATTACGAGTGGTACAATTATTCTAGCCGTTGCATTGTATATGATTTTTGGCAGATCACCAGCCGAAGAAAAGGATGCAACAACTACCGACCAGCATGGCATTATTTCTATTGAACAGGTTGAAGAAAAAACAGGAAATAAGCGCTTTGATGTAGACTATATTAAAGCATATGATGGTGATACAATTCAGGCGACAATAAATGGCAAGAAAGAAAAAATTCGTTTGCTGATGGTAGATACACCAGAGATGAATTATAACAAAGGTGAAGCACAGCCTTATGCTGAAGATGCGAAGGACTATACGATTAAATTGCTAGAAAACGCTAAAAAGGTTGAAGCGGTTTACGATGTTGGACCAGAAACAGATAACTATGATCGCTTATTAGCTTATGTCTTTATTGATGATGTAATGTTACAGGAATCATTACTAAAAGAAGGGCTTGCAGCGGTTCGCTTTATCCATAAACCAAACAATACGTTTGAGGATGAATTTAGAGAAATTCAGCAAGATGCGGAAAAAGCAAAACTAAATGTTTGGTCACATGAAAATTACTTCCAAAAAGATGGCTTCCATCCGGAAGTATTAAAATAA